The following is a genomic window from Calypte anna isolate BGI_N300 chromosome 15, bCalAnn1_v1.p, whole genome shotgun sequence.
AGCCATTCTAAGGAAGGTGTTGGTGTGGGCCTTTCTCAAGAACAGCAGAAGCTGGAAGTCAAAACGTAACTCCCTCACCCAGTCAGGGTTTAAGAAAAAGCCAGCTGCAAAGCCCACAAAAGCAGTCATCAGAGCTACAAAATAGAGGGGCTGAACAACAAAATGAACTTAAGAACTTCAGAGAAGCCACCTCCCTCCCCTAACAagcctatggaaaaaaaaacaaaaccaaaaaccaaacaaaaatccaaaccaaacagtTCTTGAACACAGTCCcagtgaaaacatgaaaaacagcATCCCACCCCTGCAGAGGAAAGCTGGCTGGAGAGGAGCACGGCCACCCTACACCAGATGGAAACCCACATGAGGCCTGAAAGATCACCTGAGGCAaactcatcatcatcatcatcatcacacTGAGAGGAACTGCTGGTTCTGAacttcagcttctctggacCCTTTCAGCAATAGTCCTCATCTTTTGCTTTACAAAGCACAGCAACAGAAGACACAGGACATCTGCTGAGGTGAATGAACTGCTTGACAATATTATTCCCCAAAGACCTGCCTGATATGGTTTGCAGGGATGAGAAGTTACTGTCAAAACATATTGGAAAGtttcttccagtgctgctgACACTTAGCAGCTCTTACACTCAGTTTCTCAGGTTCAGCTGCAGAATTCACACGTGCATCAACCACACTCTGGATGCAGTAAGAGAACAGGTTATTATGAAGTGTGAAATGATGTCTGACACAGTATGCAAACTGTTTGCATACATAACTCTTGACAGGCCCACTGTATGTTCAAGAGCATCTGTTTAAACTCCACTTGCAGTAAAGAGAAACTTCCTAAAATTCTGAGTCAGGTCTCAATGAGCACCTGGTGGTGTTTCCCCCTTCTGCAAAGTACAAAACCAAAGAAGTTTGATGAACTGGCAGAAACTTTTAGGAAGGCTTAGCACATTTTATAAATAGACATCTTTGTACAGAAAGGTAATTTAAATGTATGGCCATCTTAGGAAGAGAAatctatctttaaaaaaaatgattgcTCTTTTCAGGAGTCCAGAACCTTCTCTGCTGTTACAGGAAGCAACCTTGTGTTACAGCAGCCCTGTGCATCTCCCACCCATGCAGTTCAAAGGGAAGTTACACCACAGCAGGAGATACTCAACTTCCAAAAAGCACATCACAGGCTATTTTAGCAACATAGCCTATGGTACCTCTGGTCCCAGATCTTGTAACCACTGGCTTCTGTTCTCACAGCTGCATCTAATCACCCCTCACTACCACCAGCATCCAGTCTGCAGACATCTGAGCACAGCCAGGTCACTGTCACCTTGCTGGTGACCGGAATATTCAGAAGAGATCAGATACCTTCCTTCTTTTAGGAAGCTGCAGTAAATTGTCTGTGATTGATGTATTATCCTGGGATGCTGGCGTCTGAGACACTGTCCTAGAttggggggtgctggtgggcGTGTGTGGCCCACTTGCTGGAGTCTTGTAACCAGGAGTTCCTGTGTGGGCTGGGGAAGGCGTATAGCTGGCTCGCAAGGCTTTGTCTGTGTATTTACTTGCAGTCCTGTTCACCAGTCTTTGCAAAGCTGGTGACATGGCTGGGCTTAGTCCTTTTGGAGTGAGGCTGGAATAGAACAAACAGTTTTAAATGATTTTACAATAAAAATCTGCCATTTATCAGGAAGAGTATCAATGGTGACACAAGAGACCGTGTCCCTCCAGGTGACTTGGCCTGCAGGTAAATGCCAGTCTCTCCAGGGAGACAAGTGCCAGAGAAACCTCCAATATCCCTCCCAAAACTGAGTGGCACTGCCTGCCTTTTCCTCTGAGCCTTTTCCATCCCTCCCATGACCCAGCCCAGGCTTGCCTTATCATGTCTCCTCTTTGCAATGAGGCAAGACAGGGACCCAGATGCATtgctgggtggctgcagggcagaacAGCAACACTGACAAGGGGGAGCACCAGGAACAGTCACCTGCCACTTTCTCTCAGgaattaagattttaatttctataaAATTTTAGTTTGATCGTGCTTCTTCCTGCATCCATTCCGCCCTTTTTGCATATGCTGATTTAAAATCTCCCCAGAACAtacccttccccagctctgctgtcacaACACAAGTCCCCACCTGGCCAGGTTTTCTGCCACTTTCCGAATTGCCTCCTGCTTCTTCGCTCGGTTTTTGGCTGCCACTTCATTGGCCATCTTGAGTCCCAACCTCTCACGGCGCCCAGGCTCCAGGATCTATAAATGCAGCACAGAGTTCACTCACCAGGGCACTCCCCTCTGAGTGCTCCACACACAACTCAAAGCACCTTTGACTCCAAGGATCCAAATCAGGGAGAAGGGGGGTCAGCCCgcacctccctgctgctctgtaGCAGCCAGAGAGGGCAGGAGGCCCTcagcctccctctccgagtGACAAAAATGGCACAACCAGTTCAGTCAAGGTTGCTGCCATTACCTCTGGCATTTCCTCCTGCTGTCTCTCCTAGTCAAACAATGTCACCTGTGTCTTGCCAGGCCTGGcctgcagccagccagctcACAGGCAAACACAGACATTGCTGAACAGCAGGAGAACCAGCCAAGGGCTTTGGAGCCTGACAAAACAGAGGCACATACAGAGAATTACACCTTTCTTAAACCAAGAGTCTCAGACAGCCCATATTCAGTAACACCAGAAGACAGGTGGcatgcagggtctggtgccaTTAGCAAAGACCTTTGTCTTTTCTACTTCCAAGTGATGCACCTGCCTCAGGCTGAAGCAGACAGAAGGTCAAGCCAGAGGAAAATCCTACAATTTCTACCCATTCATACATTCAAATCAGAGAGATGAGGTGTTTCTCCAGCTTCCTCTGAAAGCTGGGCCCATCATCAAATGCTGAGTCTCACTCTCCTGCCAAACAGTGTGTGTCCTCAGGTACCTCCACCAAGCAGCCTTCACGTGGAACCATGCCCACCTCCACTCTCCAGAGATTTTTAGTCTCAAGGCCTTGGAACACAGCCCAGAGAGGTGTCACACATCCCACATCAATGTTCAATCTATCAGTTACTCActtgcctttcctttcttatccttcccccccaaaaaataacaACATGCTGACTCCTGACATGAAATACCTTGAAGGCTGGTCCAGGTGTTCTCTCCACGTATGGTGTTTCTGACCCTTCCAGACGCAAAGGGGTGCTTTCAATTTCACCCCAGGTCATAAAAGGAGACTCATTCACAcctgaaaacaaatttaaatttaaaagtcatGCTCACACAAGACATTTGACTATGTGtataccacaaaaaaaaataatccagggAATCAAATCATAAAATGCAGCAATTCCATCACCACACAAATGAGCCCCTCCACAGCAGAGGAGACCTcagcaaagctgaaaaacaTGTGGCTCCCATGAAAAGGGAATGACCAAACTCACAGGCTGTGTCACCCTCTAGGTGACCACACACAAACAGTTGTTTCAtctgtttattttccatttggtGAGTTTTTGTTCAGtaacactttcctttttttctctacagtaCCAGCCTTCCTCTCTGCTATTGTACAGAAACTCTTTCAACACAGGGAACTAtttaaaatcaggaaaacaagcagaagactCAAGATACCTGGGACAGCCACACACACCCTCAATTTGCCTTGAGGATGGCCTGCAGCACAAAGTGACTGCACCTTGCCTGACAGCTACAACTGCAAAACAGATTCTAAGAGACCAATTAAGTCACCAGGTAGAAAATCCCTACTGACCAGGGCTTGGAAAAGGGATTTTCAGTGGAGAAAGGAGGTGGGATCCAAATGCCACCTACAGGCTTTCTAGGGGAAAAGCCTCATCATGTTTCCCATTTCAGCATAACAAAAGGGGACTGAGGAGCATGACAGCTGGTGGTGGGGAGCAGgtaaaaattcacatttcaactggaagaaaaataaatttcttctgaCTGGGTGGCCAATGCACCTGAACAAAAGGCATCTGCAATACACAAGTGTATTCAGACAAAGGAAGAACCCAGAAAGCCccaaacctggaaaaaaataacacattgGAGCATGGAGGGAGTAACACATGCCACAGTCAGCCAGGCTGAACCACCACTCAGCAAACTACCAGAGACATTGACACAAATGCTccttctttagaaaaaaaatgagctccTTGGAAGGTTAATGTTCAACAAATGTTTCAGTCTCCAGAGAAGCATCATTCAGGGACAAAATAAGCAGCCACAGCACCCCAGTTGCCTAAAAAGCCTCAGCACTTAGGATTATTCCTAACCAATGGCAAGGGAACTTGCCCAGAGCCTCTCAGGCACAAACTTCTGCCAGTGTCTTGGACTGGGATTTAGGCACTGCAGACAACTGGCACACAGGGCACAAAAGAAAGTCATCAGCTCATGAGATACACACAGACAGGAGGCTTAGCTCACTGTCTTAACTGTCAAAAAACCCAATACCCCAGTGGTGGGTGcacagaacatgaaaataaatgcagcagaaatcctacatcagaaaaaaaaatatcaggaaaactGTCTTaccaggagcaggagagggagtAGCCACAAATCCATAGCCATTCACTTTTGGAGACTCTTGAGGTATCAGCTCTTTCCCATCTGGTCCCACTTTGCCTTGTTTGTACTGAAATAGTGAAAAACCAATGTCATTTGTGTGGAGAGAGCTGTGAGTCAGCTGCATCCAGCACACTCACAGTGCTCCTGGTTGATGAGCAACAGAAATGCAGAGTTTAACAAGGTTTTAGTCAGAAGCAGTAAAATTATCCAACCTGGGCATTGAGGGCTGCAGCCTGCTGGAGCTGTGACTTGCTCACAGCTTGGCTGAAAGGGTCCCTCACAAAACGTGTGTTTCGATGGACAACTTCCCTGGGCTTCTTAAAAACTTCATCCTCATCAGAGAcacctggaaaagcaaagagtCTGCTCAGGAAGGGCAGAGGTAACTCTGGGCACTGTGCTCTGAGGCTGCCAACCAACACAGCACTTCCCACACATTCCTACACAACACAGAACACATCAGGAACTGCTGTGTGCACCTCTAGCAATGTATAACAGTATTTGCACTAGATAAAGGCTTTGTAACACCTGAAATGTATAAATTAAGATCAGATGTtagggttgatttttttttttagaaaacaatgAACAagacttccttttctctctgtcatTGGTTTGCAGAAATAATAAACTGTACATTTAGTCAGAAACAAAACTGTGTTTATAAAACTATGTGGTTTTCTACAGCAACCAAGGAGCCAAACAAGATGATGAAGCACTctctgagcagaaggaaggaattAATAAAGATGACAAGAAAAAGCTTGTAAATAAGACAGACCAAACTGGAAAGAGCTTTGGCTCCTGAACATCAGTAATACAGACACCTGCCAATGACAAATATAACAGAAACAAACTGCAACCAGAGGCAAAGGAGCAAGgtccaaagaaagaaaaagacccCAAAGCTTTTTAACAACTTCATATATATGAGCTTCACATATGAAAAAGTGCAGTATCACCAGTGAGAGCTGCTCAGTCActcacagcagtgctgcaagCACTGTTTGGAGCCAGCCCACCTGGAACCAACACCTCTCCTGAGAACACTTCACAACTCACCTGTTGGATAATACATGAGGGTGTTTCGAGCTGTGTACTCCCAGGTTTCCAGCCCAGCCTTCACATTCTCCAGAgcttgctgctctgctgagggaAGGGCCAGGTTCTCACTGCGGCGCTTGAAAGGgtgatgggagaaaaaaaaaaaaaaagaaaaaaaaaatcaggtcagAGTCCTGAAATCTTTCAGTCAGGCTTGGAGAGCTCAGCCATGGGCTCAGCTGCATGTCCTGGCATGGAACTCCCTCATCTGAGAAACCACCCTGTTCCCAGGTGAGCCTGCAAACAACCCCACCTGAAGCTCTGGTATAATATCAAGTGAGAATCAAAGAGCTTCTCAGAAAGGTTCTGTTCAGGACTTTATTGCACCCTGTGACAACACTTGAGATGGGTCAAACTTCTGGTTTTTCTCTAGTAATCAAAATTCAAATCAAGCATTGCTTGCTATGGGAGGGATGAGAAGCATGTGACACATCTGACATAAAGATATCACTGCTTTGTCATGGAAACTTGAGACAATATTTGTACCATGCTGCTCTCAGGCAAGCTGTGCTgaggcaagaaaacaaaagaagagacAATTCTCAGTACTTGGGgagttttcaaatatttccatAGGCAGTACTATGGGAACATTTGTCATAATCACACAATTACTTGTGTGCTTATAGCAGGACTTATAGGAGGAGTccaaaacagaaagcaagataCTATTCTATttaaccaaacaagaaaaaaaaaaatacagtgaaatggTGTTTCCTTGCTGTGCCACTTGGGAAgtgcagcacaggcacagctgaGCCCTCTCCCTACCTCAGCATACTCCTCCTCTGCACTGTACAGCCAGGCATgcttcaccttctccttctctttggCCACCTCCATGATCTGCTCAAAGGAAGCATTATCCTCACTTGTGTGTTTTGCCAAGAAGCTGTCCAGACTGGGAAGTGCCTCTTTATcatctttttctgcatttcctagcaagagaagggaagaagcCTGAGAAAAGTTAGTGCCTCCCTTTCTATGAGAGCTCTTAAAGCCTTCTGGCAGTGAGCCTTCTACAGACCCACCCATAACTTACATACAGTTtggtgaaaaaacaaattatatcctcggggggaggggagggggagttACAataataaactattttttaGAAGATTTATCACCAACTTTCACGTAAAACCTCAGGTGGTGTTTAGAGTTATTTGTACTGTAGGGAAAATGCACAAGTGGCCAGCTGCTGGCTGACATTTCCAACAGATGAaaggctctgctcctgcagcctttGCTGACTTACAGAACAAATTTCAGGGGACACAGGAAAAATTTACTGCCTTCAAAAGGATCAACTGAGTTAAGAAATCTATGTAGCCCTAGAGACTCATAACTGAGACTTCACACACATGATGCAAAACATCAGGTTCAGAGTGATCATTTTCACCTGCTAGGAGGCTAAAGGAAACTCCTTAACATCTCCTGGGTACCCAAAACCCTTACAGGAAACAGAGCACACAAACACATCTTCCTGATGCTGAAGGATTTGGCAAGGAAAACAGCATTCTCCtaccttcctctgctgctttgatGCCAGCTTTGGATTTATTCCCTACTGGAAGACCACCTGGACGCACTTCTGGGGTTTCAAAGGTGGCTGGAGTAACATCTGTGACAGGAAAAAAGGCTCATGTGGTTACTAAAGAAAGGAACAGGGCACTTACTGTGACATACTGGCTACTGCCTAATTCAGTAAGCTAATTCCTATGCAAAATCAGTCTTGATTCTTTTAGATAAGCACTGCCTGCACAAAGTTagacaaaacaaagcatttatA
Proteins encoded in this region:
- the ESS2 gene encoding splicing factor ESS-2 homolog, coding for MEAAPGPVPSVSSGALVPAAAPGTALAKGKEAAAPSPRRPKKILDEEAYIESLETIIQRDFFPDVEKLRAQKEYLEAEESGDLEKMRQIAIKFGSSLSKSSRDTPAPYVTPATFETPEVRPGGLPVGNKSKAGIKAAEEGNAEKDDKEALPSLDSFLAKHTSEDNASFEQIMEVAKEKEKVKHAWLYSAEEEYAERRSENLALPSAEQQALENVKAGLETWEYTARNTLMYYPTGVSDEDEVFKKPREVVHRNTRFVRDPFSQAVSKSQLQQAAALNAQYKQGKVGPDGKELIPQESPKVNGYGFVATPSPAPGVNESPFMTWGEIESTPLRLEGSETPYVERTPGPAFKILEPGRRERLGLKMANEVAAKNRAKKQEAIRKVAENLASLTPKGLSPAMSPALQRLVNRTASKYTDKALRASYTPSPAHTGTPGYKTPASGPHTPTSTPQSRTVSQTPASQDNTSITDNLLQLPKRRKVSDLF